Part of the Carassius auratus strain Wakin chromosome 8, ASM336829v1, whole genome shotgun sequence genome is shown below.
TTATGGAAGGACTTTGACCACTTTCTCATTTTATAGTTCATTTTTGAGCAGTGCAGAAGTGTTTATTAAGAACAATATAGTACACAGTTCTTCTGACATGTAATAAGACTCAAGAACAAACAAGTAACTCCACTGGgagtataataaacaaatattgacATTTAAAGTTTATGTAGATAAACACATAAAGATTGCTTGCAATGATGCAGTCTTGGATTTCTTCTACTGTATCTTTGTTCATCTTACTGTTCACCTTACAGTTCAAGTTAAAGGCCAATATGACAACAGAACAGCACTTTTCATTGAAAGCATTTGTGGTGAGAATGAGAAGAAAGAGGATTTGAATCTGATCTGAAAACTCACACATCCACGCATACACAaacagaaacgtttttttttatagAGACAGACTGGCATTCATGTATCACACATGAAGAAACCGAGAACACATGTTGTGATTAAACTTaacccttttattttatttatgaagacATTTGCTGGAGTTTGTGGCCACAAATACAAGTCAATTGCTAAAGCTCATGCACTAATAGTGTTCTTAGAGTGCAAGCAAAGTCCTAATAAGATTGCAGTGAGACTCAATGCAGGTCAGCCAAATAGGCAGGGTATCAAATTTAAACCACTagacacataaaaaatataaactatgTTGCTGATTGACGGAAAAAGAGGGATAGTCAGAGCCAACGTGTTTAAGTTGTACTTTGGGTGATCCAAGTTCAAATATTGGTTTGTGGTCTTATCTTATCTGCCTCTCTCTTTCCAAAAAAAAGAGAGGGCTATTTGGTGTTGGAACTGACATGTTTAGTTGTATACTGCGGTCTTAAATctctgacaaaaataaataaataaataaattgtgagatCCCAGTTACATTCCACCACTGAAAGGCAAAAATAGAGAAATTTGAGACTTTGACAGCTAAATGATCCACACATGATGACTGCAGCTTTTGGACTGGGATTGACTGCATAATGTTGCTAACTGGAGACAATCCAAGCTGAATCTGATTCTGACAACTATGAAAAGCAACAAAGTTAGTGACACCtcaaaaagacagacagatgctAAGTGCTCTGTTTTTGATGTCAGCAAGCGAGTTTCACCACAGACTGTTAGTAAGATTCCACTTCagcagcttttgagcagattcaTTTACACACCAAAATGGCTCGAACACGGTCACTAAAGGAAACACTGAAACTTAACCAAACTATATAGCCTCCACATTTTTAACATATGGTACAGTGGGGTCTAGAAGTATGAGACCactagttacattttttttcttttttgcattcaCTTTATAAGCCTAATAATTTGAatcaaaagtgaaaatgaaaaaaaaaacatgattttccaatgatctattttattattctgtttgTTCATTTGCATTAATGACATCAGTATTTGAGTTTGCATGAACTCCACAAGTTTGTATAGAACTCGGTATGATGTGATCCAGTATACATTTAAATGATCCAAAGAGATAACGGTTTTGgcaaacttgattttttttattatttgattggtACAACATATTTCTGGTAATATCCACCCATAAACATAACCATCAGTGGGCCATAAGCagataatatgtaaatgtacaaacaaGATCATACAAATTCACCACCGATTTGCCAAAATGTCTTCTGAAAATGTCAAACGATGAGTGACACTAATTTACTTATTTGAATTGGCAATTAGAAATAATGCAGCAATTcaagtatttaattttaatgttaatcatctctttaacacatttttttcttatCTTAAATCCTAAAACTGTCAATTGATTTAATGAGATTTTAAATTCTAGATTTTCAGTGTAATTTCATACTGTCAGACCCCACTGCATAATGAATGCACATAATAGACACAACTAACACATAATTGATTTGCCCTTTCAGCAAGCGATAGGTCACATTCGATCCATCCCCAGTTCTCTAATTTTCTTGCAGCATCTGTGCTTTCCAAATCCTTTTTGTGCtcagcaaatttccattttttttttctgagtgctACGAGTCTGCATTTGTCTTATCTCTTGATATGTAACCTCATTATGACCACCATGCTTTGGCATCTTACATCAAGATAAACTTTTTCTTTGTACATTCAGTCTCCTATCAAATCCGTCTAAAGTGGAGGCGGACAGCCAAAACAGCACAGTATCTCCTTAAAGGTCTTCCTCATTTCCAGACTGCGGCAGGCGTAGATGAGGGGGTCAATCACAGAGTTGCACATAATGAGGACCAGGTACGTGGTGAAGTGAGACATGTAGCAGAGGCAGAGCGGATGGTGTGGACAGGACACCAGCAGAATGAGGTGGAGGAAAAATGGTGcccagcagcacacaaacacaccgaGGAGGATGGAGATGGTCACGGCTCCCTTCATACAGCTGCGTTGACGTGGGGCTGGGTTACCGGCAGCCGCTGGGGGTAATGCTGCGATTCTCTGGACGTGAAGTCTGGCGAGAAGAAACATGTGTACGTAGAGAGTGGCCATGAGCACCAGCATGGCAAAGAACATTGTGATCAGACAAACAATCACGGTCTTGCTCTCGGAGTACACTATGAAGACGATCCCACAAACCACACACACCAACCAGATCGCAGCGATGGCCACCAGCGCTCTGCGTACGGTAACTATGCTGTGGTAGCGTAAGGCGTAGAAAATCGTGACGTAGCGGTCGATGGCAATCGCCAAGAGGTTGCAGATTGATGCCACGAGAGAAATACAGATCATTGAATCAAACACATTGTCCATCAAACGCACAAAATGGTCACTGGCCACCAAAAGGTGACTGCTTAGTATGGCAATGACAATGGTCTCCAAAGAGTTCGAAACACTCACCAACATGTCCGCGGCAGCCAGGCTGCACAGGAAAAAATACATCGGAGAGTGAAGGTTCTTGTTCTTGACCACGGCCAAGATGACAAGGATGTTCTCCAGAAGACTCACAATACCCAAGGTGAGAAAAACCTCTGCCTGGATCTGAACCTGCTCGCACAGTGCCCCTGCTGGAGGATCAACGGTGCTGCCATTAGGAGGCAAAGACGTGCTGtttgcaggtttctgcctttcaAGAAACTGCAGGTATGAGTCGTTCATCAggatttttttaagataaatatatGGGGAAGAACATATAGCAGATGAGGGATGGAAATTACGgaggaaacaaaaaaataaaataaagctgaaaaattataaagagtaaaaaaaaaagaaaaaaaaagattcagataatggaataaataaaaatagaggaATCTTAAAGCTGAAGGTGTAGTTAATAAATGTTGCAGTTCTACaattgtttgttttcaaaatccTCTGCTGCTCTTCTGTTTGTTGGAGATGCTTCTGTAGAGATGCTGTGTGATTCAGAGGCTCGGAGCAAACGGATTCTCGCTCACAGCCACTGGCTGTACGTCAGCAGATACAGCCTCCGCCTGCTCTTTGTGTGTTTGCTCaagattttaaatgaaagatgtgggtacatacagacacagacacacacattcacagtgc
Proteins encoded:
- the LOC113107554 gene encoding melanocortin receptor 3-like; this translates as MNDSYLQFLERQKPANSTSLPPNGSTVDPPAGALCEQVQIQAEVFLTLGIVSLLENILVILAVVKNKNLHSPMYFFLCSLAAADMLVSVSNSLETIVIAILSSHLLVASDHFVRLMDNVFDSMICISLVASICNLLAIAIDRYVTIFYALRYHSIVTVRRALVAIAAIWLVCVVCGIVFIVYSESKTVIVCLITMFFAMLVLMATLYVHMFLLARLHVQRIAALPPAAAGNPAPRQRSCMKGAVTISILLGVFVCCWAPFFLHLILLVSCPHHPLCLCYMSHFTTYLVLIMCNSVIDPLIYACRSLEMRKTFKEILCCFGCPPPL